TGCCATCTCAGGAGGTATCGCCCCGACCTCGGTGCATATAAGGTCAATGTACTCACGCGGTGTCACATCAAACGCAGGGTTTTTCACGCACACATTGGTAAACTCGCCCAGCATTTCCCCGCTTATGACCTCACTGCTGTCGCGCTCCTCTATCTCAACAAGTTCACCCAATATCGTTCGTGGGCTGAATTTATAGGTCTCGGCAGCTATTATCACATTTTTCCTGGCTTCATGGGCAGCCAATGCCAGTTGTGAAGTCCCGATCTTATTGATGACCGAGCCATTCACAGTCACGGCATCAGCTCCCATTATCACAAGGTCAACATCCTTCATGAAATATCGCACAGCTGAATCCACGATCAAAGAGGTTTTTATCCCGATGGCATCGAGCTGTTTTATCGTAATATGCCCCTGCATTCTGGGGCGTGATTCCGTGGCGATAACGTTGATAGCCTTTCCCTGGGCATGCGCTGCCGCAAAAATCGAGATTGCAGCCGCAGAGTTGCAGTGCGTCATTATGGTATCCCCGTCTCGCACCCTCCTTGCGCCTATCTCTCCTATCCTCTTGACCGCGTTCTCGGAACCGGCGATAAATTCATCTGCCAGTTTTTTAATAATGGTTTTTGCCTCATCCACGGTTTCACCTTTATACCGCATCACAGCCCTCACAGCATTTGGCAGCGATACCGCAGTGGGGCGCGTGCTCACAAGAAGCTCTGCGGCATAATTCATCTTTTTGTTAAACTCGTCCAAGTCATTTGTTTTTATCCTGCCTGCATAATCACGAAGCTCCCCTGCCGCAGCCCGTGCAATCCTGCCCGCGCCCCGTATTTGCATGGTTTTTATCTTTTGTGCAATTTCTTTAAGCTGCTTCATGTTCCTCCAGAAAGCTGTATATCAAGTCCATATTCAAATGAGCCCCAACAAGCTTTGCGAGTTCCTCTATACCATCGCTCATTTTTTCATCTGTATAGGTCAGTCCTTTGCGCTTATATAAATAGCCAAGGAACGAGTTTTTTATATTTTCGTTTTCAAATAGCCCATGAAGGTATGTACCTATCACAAGTCCATTATCGCTCACGCTCCCGTCATCCCCGAAGGCGGGCTCCCCTCCAGCAGTTTCACCCATATGGATCTCGTACCCTTTTACTTTTTCACCTTTTATCAGCCCGAGAATAGCCCCGTCTCCTGTAACAATCTTCTCTGCCTGCCTTGTTTTTTTCTCGTATCTGCCAAACTGAGTGGATACATCGAGAAGTCCCAGACCCTTTACCGAACATGCGCCGCAGCTTCCTTCTACCCCGCTGTCGTTGATATCATTGCCCAGCATCTGGTAGCCCCCGCAGATTCCTATAACAGGAATTCCTTTGTCCGCTTCTTTTGTTATTCTTTTGTCCATTCCTTTTGAGCTTAATTCTTTCATGTCGTCCATGGTATTCTTGGTGCCGGGCAATATAATAGCATCCGGCTCATTTAATTCATCGCCAGGCTCGATATACCTGACATCTGCGCAATGCTCAAGCGGCTCAAAATCCGTGAAGTTTGAGATATGACGAAGCCTTATCACTGCAATCCTGACCGGCTTGCTGTTCTGGATTTTATCTTTTATGGACACAGAGTCCTCGGACGGGATTTTCATATCCATGTACGGGATAATCCCGAGTACAGGCAGACCCGTGAGCCCTTCAAGCTGTTTTATGGCGGGCAGGAGCAGTTTCATATCGCCCCTGAATTTATTTATCACAATCCCGCGAACAAGCTGTCGTATATCAGGAGGTAATAACTGCAAAGTACCATAGATACTTGCAAACACCCCGCCGCGCTCGATATCCCCCACAAGT
The DNA window shown above is from Candidatus Methanoperedens sp. and carries:
- a CDS encoding ribose 1,5-bisphosphate isomerase; this encodes MKQLKEIAQKIKTMQIRGAGRIARAAAGELRDYAGRIKTNDLDEFNKKMNYAAELLVSTRPTAVSLPNAVRAVMRYKGETVDEAKTIIKKLADEFIAGSENAVKRIGEIGARRVRDGDTIMTHCNSAAAISIFAAAHAQGKAINVIATESRPRMQGHITIKQLDAIGIKTSLIVDSAVRYFMKDVDLVIMGADAVTVNGSVINKIGTSQLALAAHEARKNVIIAAETYKFSPRTILGELVEIEERDSSEVISGEMLGEFTNVCVKNPAFDVTPREYIDLICTEVGAIPPEMAYIIIREYLGWEIGEMNFDGYQKH
- a CDS encoding cobyric acid synthase; translated protein: MTKNLMVIGTASHVGKSVLVTALCRILSKRYNVAPFKAQNMSLNSWVTEDGREIGIAQAIQAQAAGQKPSADMNPVLLKPKGDHISQVILLGKPYADREAGEYYDSIDGIRSIVKDAYSRLACAHEVIIIEGAGGAAEINLYHRDIVNVGMARYAKPPMILVGDIERGGVFASIYGTLQLLPPDIRQLVRGIVINKFRGDMKLLLPAIKQLEGLTGLPVLGIIPYMDMKIPSEDSVSIKDKIQNSKPVRIAVIRLRHISNFTDFEPLEHCADVRYIEPGDELNEPDAIILPGTKNTMDDMKELSSKGMDKRITKEADKGIPVIGICGGYQMLGNDINDSGVEGSCGACSVKGLGLLDVSTQFGRYEKKTRQAEKIVTGDGAILGLIKGEKVKGYEIHMGETAGGEPAFGDDGSVSDNGLVIGTYLHGLFENENIKNSFLGYLYKRKGLTYTDEKMSDGIEELAKLVGAHLNMDLIYSFLEEHEAA